The DNA region TCGTCCCGGACGCGGTCGTACGGCTCGAAGAACTCGACATCGAGGTACCCGGTCATCGTGTCCCAGAACCAGTCGATGCCCGAGGCGGGCCGGCCGGGGTCGGCTTCGGTCGTCCGGGCGATCAGCTCCTCGTAGTCGTCGATGTCGTAGGTCCGCATGAACTGCCAGACGTTCGTCGACTCGACGAACTCCCGGTCCGGGCGGTGGACCACCTCGTCGATGTCTCCGAGTGAGTCGGACGCCATACCGGACGTTCGTCCGGTGAACCCAAAGTATTTGCCCGGTCGATCGTGAACGACGGCGGCGGCGAGCGGTGGTTCTCCCGCTCGCCCGCCGCGGTTCGACGGGGTGGTCCCGCGCGTTCGCCGCGGCGAGTGCCCGCAAGTTCTTTTCGCGTGGCCGTCCGAGGGTCGGGTATGTACGTTCGGGACGCCAAGAACCGCGACGAGGCCTGGCTGCTGGACCACATCGAGGCGATGGGGCTCGACGAGACAGCGTTCCGTTCGCGCGACTACGTGATCGCCGTCGACGAGGTGGACAACGTCAGGGCGGGATTCGGCCGGTACCGCGTCCACAAGACCGACGACGCCGAGCACTGCGAGCTCACGAGCATCGGCGTCCTCGACGGCTGGCGGGGCCAGGGCGTCGGCGCCCACGTCGTCGAGCGGCTCGTCCGCACGGCCGCCGACGAGGGGTTCGAGACCGTCTACTCGCTGACCGACGAGCCCGACTACCTCGCGCAGTTCGGCTTCGACCCCATCGAGGAGTCGGCGCTGCCCGAGCGGCTCCGCGAGCGCCTCTCGGAGAAGCGCGACGGGGTCGCGCCCGAGGCGGTCCCGATGCGCGTCGACCCCGA from Halosimplex halophilum includes:
- a CDS encoding GNAT family N-acetyltransferase; this encodes MYVRDAKNRDEAWLLDHIEAMGLDETAFRSRDYVIAVDEVDNVRAGFGRYRVHKTDDAEHCELTSIGVLDGWRGQGVGAHVVERLVRTAADEGFETVYSLTDEPDYLAQFGFDPIEESALPERLRERLSEKRDGVAPEAVPMRVDPEEFRVPDRLRQAFKGAAAAEADDEPEEGPEDFGIDPDEATYKYDTGR